The following proteins are encoded in a genomic region of Syntrophotaleaceae bacterium:
- the cas7c gene encoding type I-C CRISPR-associated protein Cas7/Csd2: MTAIANRYEFALLFDVQNGNPNGDPDAGNMPRFDPETGHGLVTDVCLKRKIRNHVALAKEGAEGFKIYIQEKAVLNQTHEVAYTECKLKPETKKLPKKVEDAKRVTDWMCTNFFDIRSFGAVMTTEVNCGQVRGPVQLAFAKSVEPIVSQEVSITRMAVTNEKDLEKERTMGRKHIVPYGLYVAQGFISAPLAEKTGFSEGDLELLWNALINMFEHDRSAARGMMSSQKLFVFKHQDKLGNAPAHKLFDLIDIRRKEGSEGPARSFKDYTVTIDNPPAGVEIIEKL, from the coding sequence ATGACCGCAATCGCAAATCGCTATGAATTCGCTCTGTTGTTCGATGTTCAAAACGGCAACCCCAATGGCGATCCCGATGCCGGCAATATGCCTCGCTTCGATCCCGAAACCGGTCATGGGCTGGTAACGGATGTTTGCCTGAAACGCAAGATCCGCAACCATGTGGCCCTCGCCAAAGAGGGTGCGGAGGGGTTCAAAATCTATATCCAGGAAAAGGCCGTTCTGAACCAGACCCATGAAGTTGCGTATACAGAGTGCAAGTTAAAACCCGAAACAAAAAAACTGCCGAAGAAGGTCGAGGACGCAAAGAGAGTCACCGACTGGATGTGCACGAATTTTTTTGATATTCGCAGCTTCGGTGCGGTCATGACTACCGAGGTCAATTGCGGCCAGGTACGCGGCCCGGTGCAATTGGCTTTCGCCAAGAGTGTAGAGCCGATTGTATCCCAGGAAGTCAGCATCACCCGCATGGCGGTAACCAACGAAAAAGACCTGGAAAAAGAGCGGACCATGGGACGCAAGCATATCGTCCCTTACGGTCTGTATGTCGCGCAAGGGTTTATTTCCGCGCCGCTGGCGGAGAAAACAGGATTCAGTGAGGGCGATCTGGAGCTGCTCTGGAATGCGCTGATCAACATGTTTGAACATGATCGCTCTGCCGCCAGAGGGATGATGAGCAGCCAGAAGCTGTTCGTCTTCAAACACCAGGACAAACTCGGCAATGCCCCTGCCCACAAGCTCTTCGACCTGATCGACATCCGGCGCAAGGAGGGCTCCGAAGGTCCGGCGCGTTCCTTCAAGGACTACACGGTGACAATCGACAATCCCCCGGCAGGGGTCGAAATCATCGAAAAGCTGTAG
- the cas8c gene encoding type I-C CRISPR-associated protein Cas8c/Csd1, giving the protein MILHALNGYYERMLETPDSGMPSFGTSIENISFALVLAEDGTLRSVEDLRETDGKKLRPRRMPVPAAVTRTSGVKANFLWDKASYIFGADGDGPSEQNRQRFNAFSDLLQTVGQDLEDSGFAAICRFLENWECEQAEEIISCFQPWEDICNANLVFRLDGTRGFIHDRLLVQREWLKFSQSNTDTSLVQCLITGEKDAPLARVHTPIKGVRGGQTSGGYIVSFNASAFVSYNQDKASVAETSAFAYTTGLNSLLSSSSRQKIIIGDATYTFWAACNNPVEAIFADLFDPPAEENSEKASTFRDDQQTTGQIRDLLKALRDGRKATDFLPGLDEDVQFFILGLAPNAARLSIRFWEANSLGTLLERVGKHYEQMNIVRQYDSEPEFPPLWRLLSQTASLGKTENISPVLAGGMARAVLTGALYPQNLLPVVLDRIRAEHNVTYFRAALLKAFLQRNKRMEVSVSLDLNRTDRPYLLGRLFAVLEKAQEEAIPGANSTIKDRYLASAAATPSQVFHMLLKNSANHIAKLKKDPEKKGRAFHYDVMTQEIISGLSDYPKTMKAEEQGLFMIGYYHQRKDFYTKKTQEA; this is encoded by the coding sequence ATGATTCTGCATGCTCTTAACGGCTACTATGAACGGATGCTGGAAACCCCCGACTCCGGGATGCCTTCTTTCGGAACCAGTATCGAGAACATTTCTTTTGCTCTGGTGCTTGCCGAGGATGGCACTTTGCGAAGTGTGGAGGATCTGCGGGAGACGGATGGCAAAAAATTGCGGCCCCGGAGGATGCCGGTGCCGGCGGCGGTGACAAGGACATCGGGAGTTAAAGCCAATTTTCTCTGGGATAAGGCTTCCTATATTTTCGGCGCGGATGGCGACGGACCTTCCGAGCAGAATCGTCAACGCTTCAATGCCTTCAGTGATTTGCTGCAAACGGTTGGACAGGATCTTGAAGATTCCGGTTTTGCGGCCATCTGCCGATTTCTGGAAAACTGGGAGTGTGAACAAGCTGAAGAGATCATTTCTTGTTTTCAGCCCTGGGAGGATATCTGTAACGCCAATCTGGTCTTTCGTTTGGATGGCACCCGCGGGTTTATTCATGACCGCCTGCTGGTGCAGCGAGAATGGCTCAAATTCAGTCAGAGCAACACCGATACGTCTCTCGTTCAATGCCTGATTACGGGGGAAAAGGATGCCCCTTTGGCCCGTGTTCATACCCCGATCAAAGGCGTTCGAGGCGGGCAGACCTCTGGCGGATACATTGTGTCTTTCAATGCGTCGGCGTTCGTTTCCTACAATCAGGATAAAGCCTCCGTGGCGGAGACCTCTGCCTTCGCCTACACCACCGGCCTGAATTCCTTGCTGTCCAGCAGCAGTCGTCAGAAAATCATCATTGGGGATGCGACTTACACATTCTGGGCCGCCTGCAACAACCCCGTGGAAGCCATCTTTGCCGACCTGTTCGATCCGCCTGCTGAAGAAAATTCGGAAAAAGCGTCTACCTTCCGGGACGATCAGCAAACCACCGGTCAGATCCGGGATCTGCTCAAGGCGCTTCGGGACGGGCGGAAAGCGACCGACTTTCTTCCCGGCCTGGATGAGGACGTGCAATTTTTCATTCTCGGGCTGGCGCCTAATGCCGCGCGGCTGTCGATCCGCTTTTGGGAGGCAAACAGTTTGGGAACCTTGCTTGAGCGCGTCGGAAAGCACTATGAGCAAATGAACATCGTTCGGCAATACGACAGTGAGCCGGAATTCCCGCCTCTCTGGCGACTGCTCTCCCAGACCGCCAGCCTCGGCAAGACGGAGAACATCTCGCCCGTCCTTGCCGGAGGAATGGCTCGCGCGGTGCTAACCGGCGCACTCTATCCGCAGAATCTGTTGCCCGTTGTGCTGGACCGGATCCGTGCCGAGCACAACGTCACCTATTTTCGCGCCGCTCTGCTCAAAGCCTTTTTGCAGCGCAACAAACGAATGGAGGTTTCCGTGTCTCTCGATCTTAATCGGACCGATCGGCCCTATCTGCTGGGGCGGCTTTTCGCCGTGCTGGAAAAAGCACAGGAAGAGGCTATCCCCGGGGCCAATTCCACCATCAAGGATCGTTATCTGGCATCGGCGGCAGCCACGCCCAGCCAAGTATTCCACATGCTGCTGAAAAACTCGGCCAACCACATTGCCAAACTGAAAAAAGATCCGGAAAAGAAGGGGCGTGCTTTTCATTACGACGTGATGACCCAGGAGATTATCTCCGGATTGTCCGATTACCCGAAAACGATGAAGGCCGAAGAACAGGGGCTTTTCATGATCGGTTACTACCACCAGCGCAAAGATTTTTACACGAAAAAAACCCAGGAGGCCTAA
- the cas4 gene encoding CRISPR-associated protein Cas4 has product MYAESDYIMLSALQHYLYCPRQCALIHIEQVWAENRFTAEGRVLHERPDSGKVHHQGSVRSVRTLPIRSQRLGVSGQADVVEFHGEGTVFPVEYKRGKPKKDRCDEVQLCAQALCLEEMLDVEVREGALFYGQKRRRHSVLFDSGLRKLTETTINRVHDLLCGGVTPKAVYSKKCDQCSLVAACLPKSCTASRSVRKYLAGMLRGADEKDAQHALCDDPGSVLE; this is encoded by the coding sequence ATGTACGCCGAATCCGACTACATCATGCTTTCCGCCCTTCAGCACTACCTCTATTGCCCGCGCCAGTGCGCATTGATCCATATAGAGCAGGTTTGGGCGGAAAACAGATTCACTGCCGAGGGACGAGTGCTGCATGAGCGGCCGGACAGCGGGAAGGTGCACCATCAGGGGAGCGTCCGTAGCGTGCGGACCCTGCCGATTCGCTCGCAAAGGCTGGGCGTGAGCGGCCAGGCCGACGTCGTGGAGTTTCACGGTGAAGGGACGGTTTTTCCCGTCGAGTACAAGCGGGGCAAGCCCAAAAAGGATCGCTGCGACGAGGTGCAGCTTTGCGCCCAGGCACTCTGTCTTGAGGAGATGCTGGATGTCGAAGTCAGGGAAGGCGCTCTTTTTTATGGACAGAAACGGCGCCGTCATTCTGTCCTATTCGATTCCGGTCTCAGGAAACTGACGGAAACAACCATCAACCGGGTTCACGATTTGCTCTGCGGCGGCGTGACGCCCAAGGCGGTCTATTCCAAAAAATGCGACCAATGTTCACTTGTAGCAGCCTGCCTGCCGAAAAGCTGTACGGCCAGCCGGTCGGTCAGAAAATATCTGGCGGGAATGCTGAGGGGGGCCGATGAGAAAGATGCTCAACACGCTCTATGTGACGACCCAGGGAGCGTACTTGAATAA
- the cas5c gene encoding type I-C CRISPR-associated protein Cas5c: MAYGIKLRVWGDYACFTRPEMKVERVSYDVMTPSAARGILEAIHWKPAIRWVIDKIHVLRPIKFDNVRRNEVSSKIPKPNPATAMRDKKPLYFLVDDGGNRQQRASTLLRDVEYVIEAHFEMTDNFGVEDNEGKHLDIFRRRARKGQFFHQPSLGCREFPASFELIEDEVPESCYAGQSKDLGYMLLDIDFASDMTPLFFRATMENGIISPPSPLAPEVRA; the protein is encoded by the coding sequence ATGGCGTATGGCATCAAGCTGCGGGTGTGGGGGGATTATGCCTGCTTCACCCGTCCGGAAATGAAGGTCGAGCGCGTCTCCTATGACGTGATGACCCCTTCGGCGGCGCGGGGGATTCTGGAGGCGATTCACTGGAAGCCCGCCATCCGCTGGGTGATCGACAAGATCCACGTTTTGCGTCCCATCAAGTTTGACAACGTTCGCCGCAACGAGGTCAGTTCCAAGATTCCCAAGCCGAATCCCGCCACCGCCATGCGCGACAAAAAGCCGCTCTACTTTCTGGTCGATGACGGCGGCAACCGCCAGCAGCGGGCCTCGACCCTTCTGCGCGATGTCGAATATGTCATCGAAGCCCACTTTGAAATGACCGACAATTTTGGCGTCGAAGACAACGAGGGGAAGCATTTGGATATCTTCCGGAGGCGGGCAAGAAAGGGGCAGTTTTTTCATCAGCCCTCTCTTGGGTGCCGCGAATTTCCGGCATCCTTCGAACTGATCGAGGACGAGGTCCCTGAATCCTGTTACGCCGGGCAGTCCAAGGACCTGGGCTACATGCTGCTCGATATCGACTTTGCCAGCGACATGACCCCGCTGTTTTTCCGGGCCACCATGGAGAACGGCATCATTTCGCCGCCCTCGCCCCTGGCTCCGGAGGTGCGCGCATGA
- a CDS encoding HEAT repeat domain-containing protein: MNSTNEKKLAKRATDLGNSADPKAFPALAELVTSESPLVRRLAASAIGKLAGIISAGPAVEALHPLLRDEHPQVRQYSAKALGAFGADAKAALPDLRDLYSNPVERDYVKRSVLAAGKLIRSAVDIAERQVIHYCQRCGVKLESDEYVRSQKAFQRSFCNYCFDEVFLERRNFETKVQLQKEIRARDGTWVQSEGERLICDTLESEKIRYRYDERFRILDGYAIRPDFYLPEFDVYIEYWGMDTADYKIGMLKKQKLYQQQGKRLISLYPDDKPRMREILLEKLGKYR, encoded by the coding sequence ATGAACAGTACCAACGAAAAGAAGCTGGCGAAACGTGCCACGGATCTGGGCAACAGTGCAGATCCAAAAGCCTTTCCGGCATTGGCGGAACTGGTCACTTCCGAGTCTCCCCTGGTGCGGCGGCTCGCAGCTTCTGCCATTGGCAAATTGGCCGGCATCATCTCTGCCGGCCCCGCAGTAGAGGCGCTCCATCCATTGCTGCGGGACGAACATCCGCAGGTGCGGCAATATTCGGCCAAGGCGCTGGGGGCATTCGGCGCCGATGCGAAAGCGGCCCTGCCGGATCTCCGCGACCTTTACAGCAATCCTGTAGAGCGCGACTATGTGAAGCGGAGTGTGCTGGCGGCAGGTAAACTGATCCGGTCGGCCGTCGATATCGCGGAGAGACAGGTCATCCACTACTGTCAACGCTGCGGGGTGAAGCTCGAGTCGGATGAATATGTCCGCAGTCAAAAAGCCTTTCAGCGCTCCTTTTGCAACTATTGTTTCGACGAAGTGTTCCTGGAGCGACGCAACTTCGAAACCAAGGTGCAGTTGCAGAAAGAAATCCGGGCCAGGGACGGAACCTGGGTGCAGTCGGAGGGCGAACGGCTGATCTGCGATACCCTGGAGTCGGAGAAGATCCGTTACCGCTATGACGAGCGCTTCCGTATTCTGGATGGCTACGCCATTAGGCCGGATTTTTACCTGCCGGAGTTCGACGTCTATATCGAGTATTGGGGGATGGACACCGCCGATTACAAGATCGGAATGCTCAAAAAGCAGAAACTCTACCAGCAGCAGGGCAAGCGGCTCATTTCCCTTTACCCAGACGATAAGCCGCGCATGCGTGAAATTCTGCTTGAAAAACTCGGTAAATACAGATGA